TGCCAATTTGGTACTACCGGAATTTGCGGGGACAGTGCCTTTCACAGTAAGGCCCATATCAAATGGGTAATTGTTTTTTGGCGGGCTTGTCATGATGTTCCTCCATTCATATTTACTTTCCTGGCTGAGGAGGTACAGGTCGAGTTCGTATGCTTTTACTTTAGAAAGTGTCGAAAAATAATACCTGCCCGAAGCATTCCTGTGGGTTTTAATGTAGGGGAGAAGCAGGAACGAACTGTAAATATCGTTGGTTTCGTCCAGGCTTATCGTATTTTCAGGAAGCACCGACATACTGAGGTTCATATTCGGGTAATTCACTTTTCCTTTGTACTGAAGCGTATCCGACACTTGTTTCACTTTGGTTAGTTCGCTGGTCAGTACTGTTTGGGGATATTTATAAATAAGGCGCTCCGCAAGCTGGTTGAGGTCGCTGTCGAGTACGCGTATGGTACTCATTCCTTCAAAAAGATCTTTAGCCAGTATCGCCATCATCAGTTCCGTACTCCCTTCTTTAAAAGCCACTTCATACAGCATTGCCTGATCGTCCTGGTGAAGCAAAATAAAAAGGGGCTTCCCGGCAAATGAGTCGGCTGTAAATTTGTTAGTCCGTAGCTTTACAATGGCTTTGTCGGGAGACGAGTAGTTGTTTATTTCAAGGGCTATTCCTTTGCCCTGCGGCTGTGGCAGGGACTGTTCGTGCTTTACGCCGTCTATAGTAACAATAGCTTTACAGCCCGTAGCCCCGGCAGGAAGCTCGAACTTGCCATAGCCTTTTTTGTTGATCTGTACTTTCATGAGCGCATTGCCCGAGCCATCTACGATATCTGCTACAGATACCGGAATAGGGTTGTGGTTGCAGTCGGCAATGCTTATGCCTATGGTGTTGGCGACCCCGCTTACCAATGTACCGCCTTCCGGCCTGAATGCTATGCTTATTTTGGAGGGGTCGGCCTTCGCCAAAGCAGTTCCGGCACCCTGGGCTTCATTGATAACCGATACCTCATACACCGACGATTCATCTTCTGTAAAATTGTTCATCCAGTTGGTATAGAACTGCAGGTAGTATTTGCCCGAACTAAACTTGCTGTTAAGCTTAAAGCTCCCCGAAAAGCTGCCAATGTTGCCGTATAATAACTTTGTTTCCAGTATTTTGCCGTCTGCATCTATAAGTGAGGCGTAAATGTTCACGGTAGAGAAAAACGGGACATTCTTCCTGCGGTGAAAAACATAGCCTTTAAACCATATTTGCTCGTCGGTAGTATAAACACTTTTGTCAAGGTGCACATGAATGTTTTCGCGTTCCAGGAAAAAATAATCGCTGAGCATTTTGGCGACCTTTTCTTTTTTACTTTCCTGGGCAAAATTTTTTTGGCTGAAGCCATACAGGGCAAGCAGTAGTAGGGCAGGCAGGATTTTTTTCATAAGGTGGTTGGACTGGCAGATTAAAATTGCAAGTGCCGATCCGATAAATGTAGGATTTTAACTAAATCCACCAAAAAGAAAAACCAGAATTAACATAATGAAAAAGAAATGTTTTTGGGGTTACACTATCCTGCTTTTATGTATTTTTGAGGCCATGAATATCAGGAATGTAAATATACACTCACAAAAATACAGGTTGTGGAGCCGGCTCTTCATTTTTTTATTTCTGTATTTTTACTGGCTTATGGTAAAAATAACATGTTACTATATCCCCATTAGCCCCAATGCCGCTTTCCTGCAAATAAAACAGACAGAAGTACAAACTCGTCCTGAATATATTTACCTGTTCTATGCCCATGTTTATTCCAGTATTTTCGTGTTACTTGCCGGGTTCGTTCAATTCTTTAGATTTAAAGGATCTCTTGGGAGAAAAATACACCGGATCGCAGGCTATCAATATGTAGTATTACTTCTTATCCTTGCAGCGCCAAGCGGCATTTATATGGGTTGGTATGCCAATGGAGGTATTACGTCCAGGATATCTTTCATGTTGTTGGGGTTGCTTTGGTGGATTACAACATTTATAGCAATGCACAAGATCAGGACAAAACAATATACAGCCCACAGAAGCTGGATGATACGCAGTTTTGCGCTAAGTCTTTCGGCAGTAACCCTACGGCTTTGGAAAGTAACCCTGGTATGCCTTTTTCATCCGGCACCGATGGATGTTTACCAGATCGTGGCCTGGCTGGGCTGGGTGCCCAATATTATTATTGCCGAAATTATAATACGTAACCAACAAAATACAAACCAATGAAAAAACTTATCCTGTTTATCTCACTATTTGGCATGGCATGCTCATGCAAAAATGAAGAGGGTAACAAAAAAAACATAGCCGAAAACGACAGGCATCCAAAATATTCTGAATATTGCGGCATTTGGAGTGGCGACATTGAACCGGTATATGCGGAGGATGATACCATTAGTGTTCCTGTAAAGAAAATTACGATAAAAATAAGTAGCATTATAGGGGATAAGGTTTACGGGCAAAGCCTGGTTGCGGGTGTGCAAAGGCCGCTGACAGGGAAAATATCCGAAAAAGAGAACGATGTAATCATGCTGACATTAGATGAACCGGGTACTCTTGCTTACGATGGCCGCTATGAGCTAGAAATGATAAAGGGTTCATTTTTAGAAGGGACACATACTGCATTTAAAGACAGTCCGGATACTACCACAATTAAAAAGCTCAGGATCACCCACAGGCAATTCGTATACAATCCCAATTTTATGCTTAGTGAAAATGTAGACAGGGTAGATTGGGAAAATTCAAAGCAACAGGAAGTAGAATATGATGAATATTATGATGAAGGTGAAGCAGGAGAAGATGAAAGTGATTCGCTGAAAAACATGAACCCGGAAAATGATACCCTGGAGGATGGCGTAAAGCAAGTATATTTGGAAGATGTATATCGTGTTGCGTCTAAGGAAATCTTTAGTATAAATGCATCTGTAAGAAAACTTTCTGAGGCAGAGCTTAAAAACCTGACTAAACTGGACCTGGAGATTATAAGGAATACCATCTTTGCACGCCATGGCTATTCGTTCAGGAAAAATTCAATACGTCATTTTTTTGAAGTCAACTATTGGTATGTACCAATATCCAATAATGTGGATAAAGAGCTCACTGCCCTTGAAAAAGAAAATATCGCACTTTTATCAAGATTTGAAAAATATGCCGAAGACTACTATGACAGTTTCGGAAGATAAAAAAAGCCGCCTGAATCAACAGGCGGCTTTACTATTTACAAGATGAAATGATTACATCATTCCCGGCATACCGCCGCCCATTGGCATTCCGCCTCCGGCTCCTTCTTCTTTAATATCGATAAGGGCACACTCGGTAGTAAGGATCATACCCGCAACCGATGCAGCATTCTCAAGCGCTACACGTGTTACTTTCTTAGGGTCGATGATACCTGCCGCAAGCATATCCACATACTCGTCGGTTTTAGCGTTGTAACCAAAATCGCCTGAACCTTCGGCAACTTTAGCCACTACTACAGATCCTTCAAGGCCTGCGTTCTCAACGATAGTCCTTAAAGGCGATTCGATAGCGCGTGCAACGATCTGGATGCCTGTAGTCTCATCAGCATTTTCAGCTTTAATGGCTGCAAGGCTTGCTTTAGCCCTTAGCAGTGCAACACCACCGCCGGCTACGATAC
Above is a genomic segment from Flavobacterium album containing:
- a CDS encoding DUF2306 domain-containing protein — translated: MKKKCFWGYTILLLCIFEAMNIRNVNIHSQKYRLWSRLFIFLFLYFYWLMVKITCYYIPISPNAAFLQIKQTEVQTRPEYIYLFYAHVYSSIFVLLAGFVQFFRFKGSLGRKIHRIAGYQYVVLLLILAAPSGIYMGWYANGGITSRISFMLLGLLWWITTFIAMHKIRTKQYTAHRSWMIRSFALSLSAVTLRLWKVTLVCLFHPAPMDVYQIVAWLGWVPNIIIAEIIIRNQQNTNQ
- a CDS encoding YARHG domain-containing protein — protein: MKKLILFISLFGMACSCKNEEGNKKNIAENDRHPKYSEYCGIWSGDIEPVYAEDDTISVPVKKITIKISSIIGDKVYGQSLVAGVQRPLTGKISEKENDVIMLTLDEPGTLAYDGRYELEMIKGSFLEGTHTAFKDSPDTTTIKKLRITHRQFVYNPNFMLSENVDRVDWENSKQQEVEYDEYYDEGEAGEDESDSLKNMNPENDTLEDGVKQVYLEDVYRVASKEIFSINASVRKLSEAELKNLTKLDLEIIRNTIFARHGYSFRKNSIRHFFEVNYWYVPISNNVDKELTALEKENIALLSRFEKYAEDYYDSFGR